A single window of Longimicrobium sp. DNA harbors:
- a CDS encoding toll/interleukin-1 receptor domain-containing protein, with the protein MFEEQIAQGRDMVRRLEAESRLPSGDREALPSWKRVPMKEAQEWHRVIEAKLKAHYGPETFDRYQLARNLFSEALDRGEGDEYSRALDFWERILALLTELSAREVPAAQSRTTEQPHPAEQNRLEDSAGPTYDVFISHAWEDKDTIARPLYTALVERGATVWFDEATLMLGDSLRRSIDRGLARCRFGVVVLSPDFLAKEWPQRELDGLVARETVSGEKAILPLWHRLDAKSVAQYSPTLADRLAVRSDQGLSAIVEQILRVVQATHRT; encoded by the coding sequence ATGTTCGAAGAACAGATCGCGCAAGGCAGAGATATGGTTCGGCGACTGGAGGCGGAAAGCCGCCTGCCAAGCGGGGACAGGGAAGCCTTGCCTTCGTGGAAGCGCGTTCCGATGAAGGAGGCGCAGGAGTGGCATCGGGTGATCGAGGCCAAGCTGAAGGCGCACTACGGTCCCGAGACGTTCGATCGGTACCAGCTAGCACGGAACCTGTTCAGCGAGGCACTCGATCGTGGTGAGGGTGATGAGTACTCACGCGCCCTGGACTTCTGGGAGCGCATTTTGGCCCTCCTTACCGAGTTGAGCGCTCGCGAGGTACCCGCCGCCCAGTCCCGTACGACAGAGCAGCCCCACCCGGCCGAGCAGAACCGGCTGGAGGACTCCGCTGGGCCGACATACGACGTGTTCATCAGTCATGCGTGGGAGGACAAAGACACGATCGCGCGGCCCCTGTATACCGCGCTGGTGGAACGCGGCGCGACCGTGTGGTTCGATGAGGCCACGCTGATGCTCGGCGACAGCCTTCGCCGAAGCATCGATCGAGGACTCGCGCGATGCCGCTTCGGCGTGGTAGTTCTCAGCCCGGACTTCCTCGCGAAGGAGTGGCCGCAGCGCGAACTCGATGGCCTGGTGGCACGCGAGACGGTATCCGGTGAGAAGGCCATCCTTCCTCTGTGGCACCGGCTGGATGCGAAGTCGGTTGCCCAGTACTCGCCCACCTTGGCAGATCGACTCGCGGTTCGGTCGGATCAGGGACTATCGGCGATCGTCGAGCAGATTCTCCGCGTTGTGCAGGCGACACATCGCACCTGA